A region from the Mycolicibacterium phlei genome encodes:
- the alaS gene encoding alanine--tRNA ligase, which produces MQTHEIRKRFLDHFVKAGHTEVPSASVILDDPNLLFVNAGMVQFVPYFLGQQTPPWKRATSIQKCIRTPDIDEVGVTTRHNTFFQMAGNFSFGDYFKEGAIELAWNLLTKSVDDGGYGFDPERLWATVYLDDDEAFELWQKIAGLPPERIQRRGMADNYWSMGIPGPCGPCSEIYFDRGPEYGIEGGPEANEDRYIEIWNLVFMQNERGEGTSKTDFEILGPLPRKNIDTGMGVERIACLLQGVDNVYETDLLRPVIDRVAAVAPRGYAQGNHDDDVRYRIIADHSRTAAIIIGDGVSPGNEGRGYVLRRLLRRIIRAAKLLGVDDPIMGDLMATVRDAMGPSYPELVSDFERINRIAVAEETAFNRTLAAGSRLFDEAASATKAKGATVLSGSDAFTLHDTYGFPIDLTLEMAAEHGLSVDEEGFRSLMAEQRARAKADAAARKQAHADLSAYRDLVDAGPTEFTGFDELTSEARVLGIFVDGSRVPVISHEDAARHDRIELILDRTPFYAESGGQIADEGTISGAGNSGAARAAVTDVQKIAKTLWSHRVTVESGEFVEGDTVVAAVDPKWRRGATQGHSGTHMVHAALREVLGPNAVQAGSLNRPGYLRFDFNWQGPLTDEQRTQIEEVTNEAVQADFEVHTFIEDLEKAKAMGAMAMFGEKYPEKVRVVEIGGPFSLELCGGTHVERSAQIGPVTILGESSVGSGVRRVEAYVGLDSFRHLAKERALMAGLASTLKVPSDEVPARVENLVERLRAAEKELEKLRLANARAAAANAAAGAELVGKVRLVAQRMASGMTANDLRALVGDIRGKLGSDPAVVALIAEGDNDTVPFVVAVNPAAQDLGLRANDLVKVLGAAVNGRGGGKADLAQGSGKGAVGIDAALAALRAEIDRS; this is translated from the coding sequence GTGCAGACACACGAGATCAGGAAGCGCTTCCTCGATCACTTCGTGAAAGCGGGGCATACTGAGGTGCCGAGCGCTTCGGTCATCCTCGACGACCCGAATCTGCTGTTCGTCAACGCGGGCATGGTGCAGTTCGTGCCCTACTTCCTCGGCCAGCAGACGCCGCCGTGGAAACGGGCGACCAGCATCCAGAAGTGCATCCGCACCCCCGATATCGACGAGGTGGGCGTCACCACCCGGCACAACACCTTCTTCCAGATGGCCGGCAACTTCTCGTTCGGCGACTACTTCAAGGAAGGTGCCATCGAGCTGGCCTGGAACCTGCTGACCAAGTCGGTCGACGACGGCGGCTACGGGTTCGACCCGGAGCGGCTGTGGGCCACCGTCTATCTCGACGACGACGAGGCCTTCGAGCTCTGGCAGAAGATCGCCGGACTGCCGCCGGAGCGGATCCAGCGCCGCGGCATGGCCGACAACTACTGGTCGATGGGCATCCCCGGGCCGTGCGGTCCGTGCTCGGAGATCTACTTCGACCGCGGCCCGGAGTACGGCATCGAGGGCGGCCCGGAGGCCAACGAGGACCGCTACATCGAGATCTGGAACCTCGTCTTCATGCAGAACGAGCGGGGCGAGGGCACCAGCAAGACCGACTTCGAGATCCTCGGGCCGCTGCCCCGCAAGAACATCGACACCGGTATGGGCGTCGAGCGCATCGCCTGCCTGCTGCAAGGCGTCGACAACGTCTACGAGACCGACCTGCTGCGCCCGGTCATCGACCGGGTGGCCGCGGTCGCGCCGCGCGGCTACGCGCAGGGCAACCACGACGACGACGTGCGCTACCGCATCATCGCCGACCACAGCCGCACCGCGGCGATCATCATCGGCGACGGCGTCAGCCCCGGTAACGAGGGCCGCGGCTACGTGCTGCGCCGCCTGCTGCGCCGCATCATCCGCGCCGCCAAGCTGCTCGGTGTCGACGACCCGATCATGGGCGACCTGATGGCCACCGTGCGCGACGCGATGGGCCCGTCGTACCCCGAACTGGTCAGCGACTTCGAGCGGATCAACCGCATCGCCGTCGCCGAGGAGACCGCGTTCAACCGCACCCTGGCCGCCGGGTCCCGGCTGTTCGACGAGGCCGCCAGCGCGACCAAGGCCAAGGGCGCCACCGTGCTGTCCGGCAGCGACGCGTTCACCCTGCACGACACCTACGGCTTCCCGATCGACCTGACCCTGGAGATGGCGGCCGAGCACGGCCTGTCCGTCGACGAGGAGGGGTTCCGCAGCCTGATGGCCGAGCAGCGTGCCCGTGCCAAGGCCGACGCGGCCGCCCGCAAGCAGGCACACGCGGACCTGTCGGCGTACCGCGACCTGGTGGACGCCGGCCCGACCGAGTTCACCGGCTTCGACGAGCTCACCTCGGAGGCGCGGGTGCTGGGCATCTTCGTCGACGGTTCGCGGGTGCCGGTGATCTCGCACGAGGACGCCGCCCGCCACGACCGCATCGAGCTGATCCTGGACCGCACCCCGTTCTACGCCGAGTCCGGCGGTCAGATCGCCGACGAGGGCACGATCAGCGGCGCCGGCAACTCCGGTGCGGCCAGGGCTGCGGTCACCGACGTGCAGAAGATCGCCAAGACGCTGTGGTCGCACCGCGTCACCGTCGAGTCAGGCGAGTTCGTCGAGGGTGACACCGTCGTCGCCGCCGTCGACCCCAAGTGGCGCCGCGGTGCCACCCAGGGCCACTCAGGCACCCACATGGTGCACGCGGCGCTGCGGGAGGTGCTGGGCCCCAACGCGGTTCAGGCCGGCTCGCTGAACCGGCCGGGCTACCTGCGGTTCGACTTCAACTGGCAGGGCCCGCTCACCGATGAGCAGCGCACCCAGATCGAGGAGGTCACCAACGAGGCGGTGCAGGCCGACTTCGAGGTGCACACCTTCATCGAGGACCTCGAGAAGGCCAAGGCCATGGGCGCGATGGCGATGTTCGGCGAGAAGTACCCCGAAAAGGTGCGTGTCGTCGAGATCGGCGGCCCGTTCTCGCTGGAGCTGTGCGGCGGCACCCACGTCGAGCGCTCCGCCCAGATCGGCCCGGTGACGATCCTCGGCGAGTCGTCGGTCGGCTCGGGTGTGCGCCGCGTGGAGGCCTACGTGGGCCTGGACTCGTTCCGCCACCTCGCCAAGGAGCGCGCGCTGATGGCCGGGCTGGCCTCGACGCTGAAGGTGCCGTCCGACGAGGTGCCCGCCCGGGTGGAGAACCTCGTCGAGCGGCTGCGCGCCGCCGAGAAGGAGCTCGAGAAGCTGCGGCTGGCAAACGCACGCGCCGCGGCCGCCAATGCCGCCGCCGGGGCGGAACTTGTGGGTAAAGTCCGTCTGGTGGCGCAACGGATGGCCAGCGGGATGACGGCGAACGATTTGCGCGCATTGGTCGGTGACATTCGCGGCAAACTCGGCAGCGACCCGGCTGTCGTTGCGCTGATCGCCGAGGGGGACAACGACACGGTGCCGTTCGTGGTGGCGGTCAACCCCGCCGCCCAGGACCTCGGGTTGCGGGCCAACGACCTGGTGAAGGTGTTGGGCGCGGCGGTCAACGGTCGTGGCGGCGGTAAGGCCGACCTGGCACAGGGTTCAGGTAAGGGGGCGGTGGGAATCGACGCGGCGCTGGCCGCGCTGCGTGCCGAGATCGACCGGAGCTGA
- a CDS encoding secondary thiamine-phosphate synthase enzyme YjbQ, whose product MDSDVLDIETGQRRIIDLTRAVREFCGRHRDGLCNVFVPHATAGVAIIEVGAGSDDDLVDTLERLLPRDDRYRHAHGSPGHGADHVLPALVSPSVTLPVQGGRPLLGTWQSVVLVDLNRDNPRRSVRLSFLGQD is encoded by the coding sequence GTGGACTCCGACGTGCTCGACATCGAGACCGGCCAGCGCCGCATCATCGACCTCACCCGCGCGGTGCGCGAGTTCTGCGGCCGCCACCGCGACGGGCTGTGCAACGTGTTCGTTCCGCACGCCACCGCCGGGGTGGCGATCATCGAGGTCGGCGCCGGCTCCGACGACGATCTCGTCGACACGCTGGAGCGACTGCTGCCGCGCGACGACCGCTACCGGCACGCGCACGGCTCACCCGGTCACGGGGCCGACCACGTGCTGCCCGCCCTGGTCTCACCGTCGGTCACGCTGCCGGTGCAGGGTGGCAGGCCGCTTCTGGGTACCTGGCAGAGTGTGGTGCTCGTCGACCTCAACCGCGACAACCCGCGGCGCTCGGTGCGGCTGAGCTTCCTCGGTCAGGACTGA
- a CDS encoding GlsB/YeaQ/YmgE family stress response membrane protein, which translates to MTMTGIITAILIGTVIGILGRLVVPGRQPIGFLVTILVGIVSAFIGTAIARAVGIPTSTSGVDWLELLVQVLVAAVGVALVAALMGRRRTGVMR; encoded by the coding sequence ATGACCATGACCGGCATCATCACCGCAATCCTGATCGGCACCGTCATCGGCATACTCGGCCGACTCGTCGTGCCCGGTCGCCAACCCATCGGCTTTCTCGTGACCATCCTGGTCGGCATCGTCTCGGCGTTCATCGGCACCGCGATCGCCCGCGCGGTCGGCATCCCGACCAGCACCAGCGGCGTCGACTGGCTCGAACTGCTAGTCCAGGTGCTCGTCGCGGCGGTGGGTGTGGCCCTGGTGGCCGCCCTCATGGGTCGTCGTCGCACCGGGGTCATGCGCTGA
- a CDS encoding SRPBCC family protein codes for MSNPLNLTAPVDTLAMEFTREFDAPVAALFRAHADPELVKQWLGPRGLRMTIGEWDFRSHGGHRYSHADESGEYRFNGTFHTVRENEFILQTFEFEGAPDMVNLEFMWFEDLGGGRSRLRGRSICPNLEARDALLSSGMEGGVVEGYEKLDELLAR; via the coding sequence ATGAGCAATCCGCTGAACCTGACCGCCCCCGTGGACACCCTGGCCATGGAGTTCACCCGCGAGTTCGACGCACCCGTGGCGGCGCTGTTCCGCGCCCACGCCGACCCCGAGCTCGTCAAGCAGTGGCTGGGCCCGCGCGGCCTGCGGATGACGATCGGCGAGTGGGACTTCAGATCCCATGGCGGACACCGTTATTCGCACGCCGACGAGAGTGGGGAGTACCGCTTCAACGGCACCTTCCACACGGTGCGGGAGAACGAGTTCATCCTGCAGACCTTCGAGTTCGAGGGCGCCCCGGACATGGTCAACCTCGAGTTCATGTGGTTCGAGGACCTCGGCGGCGGCCGCAGTCGGCTGCGCGGCCGCTCGATCTGCCCCAACCTCGAGGCCCGCGACGCGCTGCTGTCGTCGGGAATGGAAGGCGGCGTGGTCGAGGGCTACGAGAAACTCGACGAGCTGCTGGCGCGCTAG
- a CDS encoding replication-associated recombination protein A gives MSDGLFDVPGDDPAPVPATGPVGASVPLAVRMRPANLDEVVGQDHLLQPGSPLRRLAEGSGAASVILYGPPGTGKTTLASLISQATGRRFEALSALSAGVKEVRAVIDVARRAAMHGEQTVLFIDEVHRFSKTQQDALLAAVENRVVLLVAATTENPSFSVVAPLLSRSLILQLQPLSTDAIATVIRRAIEDPRGLGGRVEVTDDAVDLLVQLSAGDARRALTALEVASEATEKVTVEVIEQSLDKAAVRYDRDGDQHYDVVSAFIKSIRGSDVDAALHYLARMLVAGEDPRFIARRLMILASEDIGMADPTALPLAVAAAQTVQLIGMPEAQLTLAHATVHLATAPKSNAVTTALGAAMADIRAGKAGLVPPHLRDGHYSGAEKLGNAVGYKYSHDAPEGVVPQQYPPDELVGVDYYHPTSRGVEREISTRVEKLRAIIRRRR, from the coding sequence GTGTCCGACGGTCTGTTCGACGTCCCCGGTGACGACCCCGCGCCGGTGCCCGCGACGGGCCCGGTGGGAGCGTCGGTGCCGTTGGCGGTGCGGATGCGCCCGGCGAACCTGGACGAGGTCGTCGGCCAGGACCATCTGCTGCAGCCCGGTTCGCCGCTGCGCCGCCTGGCCGAGGGGTCGGGCGCGGCGTCGGTCATCCTCTACGGCCCGCCCGGTACCGGGAAGACGACGCTGGCGTCGCTGATCTCGCAGGCCACCGGCCGCCGGTTCGAGGCGCTGTCCGCGCTGAGCGCCGGGGTCAAGGAGGTGCGCGCGGTCATCGACGTCGCCCGCCGCGCCGCGATGCACGGCGAGCAGACGGTGCTGTTCATCGACGAGGTGCACCGGTTCTCCAAGACGCAGCAGGACGCGCTGCTAGCGGCGGTGGAGAACCGGGTGGTGCTGCTGGTGGCGGCGACGACGGAGAACCCGTCGTTCTCGGTGGTGGCGCCGCTGCTGTCGCGGTCGCTGATCCTGCAGCTGCAGCCGCTGTCGACGGATGCGATCGCCACGGTGATCCGCCGGGCGATCGAGGATCCGCGCGGTCTGGGCGGGCGCGTGGAGGTCACCGACGACGCGGTCGACCTGCTCGTGCAGCTGTCGGCCGGGGATGCGCGGCGCGCGCTGACGGCGCTGGAGGTGGCCTCGGAGGCGACCGAGAAGGTGACCGTGGAGGTCATCGAGCAGTCGCTGGACAAGGCCGCCGTGCGCTACGACCGCGACGGCGACCAGCACTACGACGTGGTCAGCGCGTTCATCAAGTCGATCCGCGGCTCCGACGTCGACGCCGCCCTGCACTACCTGGCGCGGATGCTGGTCGCGGGGGAGGACCCGCGGTTCATCGCGCGCCGGCTGATGATCCTGGCCAGCGAGGACATCGGCATGGCCGATCCGACCGCGCTGCCGCTGGCGGTGGCCGCCGCGCAGACCGTGCAGCTGATCGGTATGCCCGAGGCGCAGCTGACGCTCGCGCACGCCACCGTGCACCTGGCGACCGCGCCGAAGTCCAATGCGGTGACGACGGCTCTGGGCGCGGCGATGGCCGACATCCGCGCGGGCAAGGCGGGTCTGGTGCCGCCGCATCTGCGCGACGGGCACTACTCCGGGGCCGAGAAGCTCGGTAACGCCGTCGGCTACAAGTACAGCCATGACGCGCCGGAAGGCGTTGTCCCGCAACAGTATCCACCGGACGAACTGGTCGGTGTGGACTACTACCACCCGACCAGTCGCGGCGTCGAACGCGAGATCTCGACCCGGGTGGAGAAACTGCGGGCGATCATCCGCCGCAGGCGCTGA